One Manihot esculenta cultivar AM560-2 chromosome 18, M.esculenta_v8, whole genome shotgun sequence genomic window carries:
- the LOC110605860 gene encoding phosphoglycerate mutase-like protein 1 isoform X2 produces the protein MSLLYSPSANAHAPLFLNASSIPIPTLTKPHFAPPPSHHLLYFSSIRNRSSFVLRFSSLSDMETTADQGLYPLHRTKTVHLVRHAQGIHNVEGEKDFSAYLSEALFDAHLTPLGWQQGVHPCDRRRSISEYKPLFPAIDFSLIENDTDVLWTADVREKNEEVAARGQKFLNWLWSRKEKEIAVVTHSGFLYHTLSAFGNDCHPSVKSEICTHFKNCELRSVVIIDRSMMGSDPATTNYSGKIPSGLDLPSDVAQEKHPEIGSV, from the exons ATGTCCCTTCTTTATTCCCCAAGCGCAAACGCCCATGCTCCTCTCTTTTTGAATGCTTCCTCCATTCCCATTCCCACGCTAACCAAGCCTCATTTCGCACCGCCTCCGTCCCACCATCTTCTTTACTTTTCTTCGATTCGCAATCGTTCTTCTTTTGTTCTTCGCTTCTCTTCTCTCTCAG ATATGGAAACCACAGCAGACCAGGGTCTTTACCCGTTGCACCGTACTAAAACTGTTCACCTG GTGAGGCATGCTCAAGGGATTCACAATGTTGAAGGAGAAAAAGACTTCAGCGCATATTTATCTGAAGCACTGTTTGATGCTCACCTTACTCCGCTCGGTTGGCAGCAG GGAGTTCATCCCTGTGACAGGAGAAGAAGCATCAGCGAGTATAAGCCTCTTTTTCCAGCAATTGATTTTTCACTG ATTGAAAATGATACTGACGTTTTGTGGACGGCTGACGTCAGAGAGAAGAATGAAGAAGTTGCAGCTAGGGGGCAGAAGTTCTTGAACTG GTTGTGGAGTCGGAAAGAGAAGGAGATTGCAGTTGTTACGCACAGTGGATTcttatatcatacattaagtgCTTTTGGGAATGATTGTCATCCATCTGTGAAGAGTGAAATATGCACGCA CTTTAAGAACTGTGAGCTCCGATCAGTGGTTATTATTGATAGAAG TATGATGGGATCAGATCCTGCAACAACCAACTATTCTGGAAAAATTCCTAGTGGACTTGATCTCCCAAGTGATGTTGCACAGGAGAAGCATCCAGAGATAGGCAGTGTCTAA
- the LOC110605860 gene encoding phosphoglycerate mutase-like protein 1 isoform X1 yields MSLLYSPSANAHAPLFLNASSIPIPTLTKPHFAPPPSHHLLYFSSIRNRSSFVLRFSSLSDMETTADQGLYPLHRTKTVHLVRHAQGIHNVEGEKDFSAYLSEALFDAHLTPLGWQQVDNLCKHVRESGLNKKIELVITSPLLRTMQTAVGVFGGEGYADGIEAPPLMVANAGESNHPAISSLNSPPFVAVELCREHLGVHPCDRRRSISEYKPLFPAIDFSLIENDTDVLWTADVREKNEEVAARGQKFLNWLWSRKEKEIAVVTHSGFLYHTLSAFGNDCHPSVKSEICTHFKNCELRSVVIIDRSMMGSDPATTNYSGKIPSGLDLPSDVAQEKHPEIGSV; encoded by the exons ATGTCCCTTCTTTATTCCCCAAGCGCAAACGCCCATGCTCCTCTCTTTTTGAATGCTTCCTCCATTCCCATTCCCACGCTAACCAAGCCTCATTTCGCACCGCCTCCGTCCCACCATCTTCTTTACTTTTCTTCGATTCGCAATCGTTCTTCTTTTGTTCTTCGCTTCTCTTCTCTCTCAG ATATGGAAACCACAGCAGACCAGGGTCTTTACCCGTTGCACCGTACTAAAACTGTTCACCTG GTGAGGCATGCTCAAGGGATTCACAATGTTGAAGGAGAAAAAGACTTCAGCGCATATTTATCTGAAGCACTGTTTGATGCTCACCTTACTCCGCTCGGTTGGCAGCAG GTTGATAATCTGTGCAAGCATGTTCGAGAAAGCGGGCTTAACAAGAAAATTGAATTGGTCATTACTTCTCCCTTGCTAAG GACCATGCAAACAGCAGTTGGAGTATTTGGTGGTGAAGGGTACGCTGATGGCATAGAGGCCCCTCCATTAATGGTGGCAAATGCAGGGGAAAGTAACCATCCTGCAATTTCAAGTTTAAATAGTCCTCCATTTGTAGCAGTCGAGCTTTGTCGAGAACATTTG GGAGTTCATCCCTGTGACAGGAGAAGAAGCATCAGCGAGTATAAGCCTCTTTTTCCAGCAATTGATTTTTCACTG ATTGAAAATGATACTGACGTTTTGTGGACGGCTGACGTCAGAGAGAAGAATGAAGAAGTTGCAGCTAGGGGGCAGAAGTTCTTGAACTG GTTGTGGAGTCGGAAAGAGAAGGAGATTGCAGTTGTTACGCACAGTGGATTcttatatcatacattaagtgCTTTTGGGAATGATTGTCATCCATCTGTGAAGAGTGAAATATGCACGCA CTTTAAGAACTGTGAGCTCCGATCAGTGGTTATTATTGATAGAAG TATGATGGGATCAGATCCTGCAACAACCAACTATTCTGGAAAAATTCCTAGTGGACTTGATCTCCCAAGTGATGTTGCACAGGAGAAGCATCCAGAGATAGGCAGTGTCTAA
- the LOC110606867 gene encoding protein odr-4 homolog isoform X1 produces MVKAVVGDETQLNLAEDRLSQSGLTSQVGLVIGKLSSSLDRGFVYDLVPTPPNDAGEPACSLIETTTAATFKDDKKKGSKSKSQPADSSTLAIDRDWVAEHARQVSRMLVGGMNVVGIYVWISDSSFKNSTITLCQLLQTVKGVAEAAPIQETDYDKRLLIHISYSPRRWTCRNCILSSNITSSSIRPCDFKMGRVLSLLQTFKCTYNFKLSLPICQENTSKSSTLSAILRHGISVHAKELRNAIALIDGNLVVNEEPCSNEGLHEVELLLPFMKNTQAEACSQKDAVGVLIFSGSVCSFAYLNPKEPVSQAIADIKDDIIRSLQSRLDIICDEADEDPGPIGEDDREAIQPSEKPVSRLILCLLRKTCSLAFPRRLFIPWLAGTFICDYLQPSETPEVLKDHCVELMSMEALADASTILQPEVEAPPMVAKSFWNVGVPGHSASSFSVEKSRRIDTSGALSSTGNIKSINFKMLGAFFFLILSIFVGFLLLKRS; encoded by the exons ATGGTGAAAGCGGTGGTGGGAGATGAAACCCAACTCAATTTAGCCGAAGATCGCCTCAGCCAATCTGGTCTCACCTCTCAG GTGGGTCTGGTTATAGGCAAGCTCAGCTCTTCGTTGGACCGGGGCTTCGTCTATGATTTGGTCCCTACCCCTCCCAATGATGCCGGTGAGCCAGCTTGTTCGCTTATCGAGACCACTACCGCCGCCACTTTCAAAGATGACAAGAAAAAGGGATCCAAATCCAAATCACAGCCCGCCGATTCTTCCACCTTGGCTATCGATAGAGATTGGGTCGCCGAGCATGCCCGCCAA GTTTCGCGAATGCTAGTGGGTGGCATGAATGTGGTTGGCATTTATGTATGGATTAGTGATTCCTCTTTCAAGAATTCGACTATTACGCTTTGCCAG CTTTTGCAGACAGTAAAGGGAGTTGCGGAAGCTGCACCCATCCAGGAGACTGATTATGATAAAAGGCTGCTTATTCATATATCTTATAGTCCAAGGAG GTGGACATGTCGAAACTGTATTCTCTCTTCAAATATTACGTCAAGCAGCATACGGCCTTGCGATTTCAAAATGGGAAGGGTCTTAAGTTTGCTTCAGACGTTTAAGTGCACATATAACTTCAAACTCAG CTTGCCCATATGTCAAGAAAATACATCAAAGTCCTCAACGTTGAGTGCGATTCTGCGTCATGGAATCTCAGTTCATGCAAAAGAGTTAAGAAATGCAATTGCTTTAATTGACGGGAATCTG GTTGTTAATGAAGAACCTTGTAGTAATGAGGGTTTGCATGAAGTTGAATTGCTTCTACCATTCATGAAGAATACTCAGGCTGAAG CATGCAGCCAAAAGGATGCCGTCGGTGTTCTCATCTTCAGTGGGTCAGTGTGCTCTTTTGCATACTTGAACCCTAAAGAACCAGTTTCACAGGCTATTGCTGATATAAAG GATGATATTATCAGGAGTCTACAAAGCAGACTGGACATCATCTGTGATGAAGCAGATGAAGATCCAGGCCCAATAGGTGAAGATGATAGGGAAGCAATCCAACCGTCTGAAAAACCTGTTTCTAGACTTATCTTGTGCTTGTTGAG GAAGACATGCAGTCTTGCGTTTCCCCGAAGGTTATTTATTCCTTGGTTAGCTGGTACATTTATATGTGACTATTTGCAACCATCTGAGACGCCTGAG gTCCTAAAAGATCATTGTGTTGAGTTGATGTCCATGGAAGCTCTCGCTGATGCTTCAACTATTCTCCAACCAGAAGTAGAAGCTCCTCCAATGGTTGCTAAATCTTTTTGGAATGTTGGAGTCCCAGGTCATTCTGCATCTAGCTTTTCTGTAGAGAAGAGCAGAAGGATTGACACAAGTGGTGCGCTTAGTAGCACTGGAAAtatcaaatcaataaatttcaaaatGTTGGGTGCATTTTTCTTCCTTATTCTGTCTATCTTTGTCGGATTTCTGCTTCTCAAGCGATCATAG
- the LOC110606867 gene encoding protein odr-4 homolog isoform X2: MVKAVVGDETQLNLAEDRLSQSGLTSQVGLVIGKLSSSLDRGFVYDLVPTPPNDAGEPACSLIETTTAATFKDDKKKGSKSKSQPADSSTLAIDRDWVAEHARQVSRMLVGGMNVVGIYVWISDSSFKNSTITLCQTVKGVAEAAPIQETDYDKRLLIHISYSPRRWTCRNCILSSNITSSSIRPCDFKMGRVLSLLQTFKCTYNFKLSLPICQENTSKSSTLSAILRHGISVHAKELRNAIALIDGNLVVNEEPCSNEGLHEVELLLPFMKNTQAEACSQKDAVGVLIFSGSVCSFAYLNPKEPVSQAIADIKDDIIRSLQSRLDIICDEADEDPGPIGEDDREAIQPSEKPVSRLILCLLRKTCSLAFPRRLFIPWLAGTFICDYLQPSETPEVLKDHCVELMSMEALADASTILQPEVEAPPMVAKSFWNVGVPGHSASSFSVEKSRRIDTSGALSSTGNIKSINFKMLGAFFFLILSIFVGFLLLKRS, from the exons ATGGTGAAAGCGGTGGTGGGAGATGAAACCCAACTCAATTTAGCCGAAGATCGCCTCAGCCAATCTGGTCTCACCTCTCAG GTGGGTCTGGTTATAGGCAAGCTCAGCTCTTCGTTGGACCGGGGCTTCGTCTATGATTTGGTCCCTACCCCTCCCAATGATGCCGGTGAGCCAGCTTGTTCGCTTATCGAGACCACTACCGCCGCCACTTTCAAAGATGACAAGAAAAAGGGATCCAAATCCAAATCACAGCCCGCCGATTCTTCCACCTTGGCTATCGATAGAGATTGGGTCGCCGAGCATGCCCGCCAA GTTTCGCGAATGCTAGTGGGTGGCATGAATGTGGTTGGCATTTATGTATGGATTAGTGATTCCTCTTTCAAGAATTCGACTATTACGCTTTGCCAG ACAGTAAAGGGAGTTGCGGAAGCTGCACCCATCCAGGAGACTGATTATGATAAAAGGCTGCTTATTCATATATCTTATAGTCCAAGGAG GTGGACATGTCGAAACTGTATTCTCTCTTCAAATATTACGTCAAGCAGCATACGGCCTTGCGATTTCAAAATGGGAAGGGTCTTAAGTTTGCTTCAGACGTTTAAGTGCACATATAACTTCAAACTCAG CTTGCCCATATGTCAAGAAAATACATCAAAGTCCTCAACGTTGAGTGCGATTCTGCGTCATGGAATCTCAGTTCATGCAAAAGAGTTAAGAAATGCAATTGCTTTAATTGACGGGAATCTG GTTGTTAATGAAGAACCTTGTAGTAATGAGGGTTTGCATGAAGTTGAATTGCTTCTACCATTCATGAAGAATACTCAGGCTGAAG CATGCAGCCAAAAGGATGCCGTCGGTGTTCTCATCTTCAGTGGGTCAGTGTGCTCTTTTGCATACTTGAACCCTAAAGAACCAGTTTCACAGGCTATTGCTGATATAAAG GATGATATTATCAGGAGTCTACAAAGCAGACTGGACATCATCTGTGATGAAGCAGATGAAGATCCAGGCCCAATAGGTGAAGATGATAGGGAAGCAATCCAACCGTCTGAAAAACCTGTTTCTAGACTTATCTTGTGCTTGTTGAG GAAGACATGCAGTCTTGCGTTTCCCCGAAGGTTATTTATTCCTTGGTTAGCTGGTACATTTATATGTGACTATTTGCAACCATCTGAGACGCCTGAG gTCCTAAAAGATCATTGTGTTGAGTTGATGTCCATGGAAGCTCTCGCTGATGCTTCAACTATTCTCCAACCAGAAGTAGAAGCTCCTCCAATGGTTGCTAAATCTTTTTGGAATGTTGGAGTCCCAGGTCATTCTGCATCTAGCTTTTCTGTAGAGAAGAGCAGAAGGATTGACACAAGTGGTGCGCTTAGTAGCACTGGAAAtatcaaatcaataaatttcaaaatGTTGGGTGCATTTTTCTTCCTTATTCTGTCTATCTTTGTCGGATTTCTGCTTCTCAAGCGATCATAG